A single region of the Raphanus sativus cultivar WK10039 chromosome 1, ASM80110v3, whole genome shotgun sequence genome encodes:
- the LOC108834131 gene encoding protein PSK SIMULATOR 3-like, translating to MESQFTNLENSLRKHSSQIGIKWEEDNNNNKKVMNLQQKIERQRQHVKYLKDRSLWNKSFGRVDSRQIGLHRTRKTQIRLLILRCHVGPTVVSFLPRSLSSSSSSINLVHPSPNDEERLRMASSSSSTFLEESSRLLKPPETTLGGSGSALHYANLIVVMENMIKQLQLVGLDARDDLYSMLPVSVRSSLRSRLKGVGFTATDGGLAVEWKAALN from the coding sequence ATGGAATCACAGTTCACGAATTTGGAAAATTCCCTGAGAAAACACAGTTCACAGATTGGGATCAAATGggaagaagacaacaacaacaacaagaaagtGATGAATCTACAGCAAAAGATTGAGAGACAGAGACAGCATGTGAAGTATCTGAAAGACAGATCTCTATGGAACAAAAGCTTCGGTCGTGTTGATTCTCGCCAGATCGGTCTTCACCGCACTCGCAAGACTCAAATCCGTCTTCTCATCCTCCGCTGCCACGTGGGCCCAACCGTCGTGTCTTTTCTCCCAcgctctctctcttcctcttcatcatcGATAAATCTCGTCCACCCCAGCCCAAACGACGAGGAGAGACTCAGAATGGCGTCCTCGTCTTCTTCCACTTTTCTTGAAGAGAGCTCGAGGCTTCTGAAACCGCCGGAGACAACTCTGGGCGGATCCGGCTCGGCGCTTCACTACGCGAATCTGATAGTGGTGATGGAGAATATGATAAAACAACTACAGCTGGTGGGTCTCGATGCTAGAGACGATCTCTACTCCATGTTGCCGGTGAGCGTGAGATCGTCGCTCAGGTCGAGACTAAAAGGAGTTGGGTTCACGGCGACGGACGGTGGCTTAGCGGTGGAGTGGAAGGCGGCGCTAAACTAG
- the LOC108834132 gene encoding 26.5 kDa heat shock protein, mitochondrial, whose protein sequence is MALARNLALRNLQQRFSTFMCPSGEKCLVGNRHSQSKLNRFMASSSGEQEEKESKEVSVSEKKSPRRIFPRRRGRKSLWRNTDDQDYFAPALNGLFPSSLGNALMQATENINRIFDNFDVRPSQLMGQVKEQDDCYKLRYEVPGLTKDDVKITVDNGILMIKGEHKAEEEEGSPEDDEHWSSRSYGYYNTSLSLPDDAKVEEIKAELKNGVLNVVIPRMEMRKKDVQEISVE, encoded by the exons ATGGCTTTGGCACGTAATTTGGCTTTGAGAAACCTTCAACAAAGGTTTTCTACCTTCATGTGTCCAAGTGGTGAAAAATGTTTGGTCGGGAACCGACATAGCCAGAGTAAGCTAAACAGATTCATGGCTAGTTCCAGTGGTGAACaagaggagaaggagagtaAAGAAGTCAGTGTGTCCGAGAAGAAGTCCCCTAGACGGATTTTCCCCAGGAGACGTGGTCGGAAAAGTCTGTGGCGTAACACCGACGATCAGGACTATTTTGCTCCCGCACTAAATG GTTTATTTCCTTCGAGTCTTGGAAATGCTCTAATGCAAGCAACGGAAAACATAAACAGGATCTTCGACAATTTCGACGTTAGACCATCTCAACTAATGGGTCAAGTGAAGGAGCAAGATGACTGTTACAAGCTGAGGTACGAGGTTCCCGGGCTAACCAAAGATGACGTGAAGATCACGGTAGATAATGGAATTTTGATGATTAAAGGAGAACACAAggcggaggaagaagaaggatcaCCTGAAGATGACGAGCACTGGTCTTCGAGGAGTTATGGTTACTACAACACAAGCTTGTCTCTACCTGATGATGCTAAGGTGGAGGAAATCAAGGCGGAGCTCAAGAACGGTGTGCTTAATGTTGTGATTCCTAGGATGGAGATGCGAAAGAAGGATGTTCAGGAGATTTCTGTTGAATAG
- the LOC108851713 gene encoding LOW QUALITY PROTEIN: PTI1-like tyrosine-protein kinase At3g15890 (The sequence of the model RefSeq protein was modified relative to this genomic sequence to represent the inferred CDS: deleted 1 base in 1 codon) → MRFSSCLCCGRGFDREKEVKTEPSWREFTQKELQAATNSFNYDNKLGEGRFGSVYWGQLPDGSQIAVKRLKAWSGSRPEMNFAVEVNLLGGIRHKNLLTARGYCAEGQERLVVYEYMPNLSFVSHLHSSESLLDWTRRMKIAVTSAQAIAYLHHHATPRVVHGDVRASNVLLDSEFEARVTDFGYGKLMLEEDGATKTNNNGYISPECVESGRESSTGDVYSFGVLLLELVTGKRPVERINQTTKRGITEWVLPLVYEKKYDEIVDQRLDGKYVEKELKRVVLIGLMCAQSEPGKRPTMYEVVEMLMNETKDKMAYLESIPLFNKNNGGEAIDESSEILL, encoded by the exons ATGCGATTTTCTAGTTGCTTATGTTGTGGAAGAGGGTTTGATCG GGAAAAAGAGGTGAAGACTGAGCCATCATGGAGAGAGTTCACACAAAAGGAACTTCAAGCAGCCACAAACAGTTTCAATTACGACAACAAACTCGGCGAAGGTCGGTTTGGTAGTGTCTATTGGGGTCAGCTACCTGATGGATCTCAG ATTGCAGTGAAGAGATTGAAGGCATGGAGTGGCAGCAGACCAGAGATGAATTTCGCTGTGGAAGTCAACCTTCTAGGCGGCATTCGCCACAAGAATCTGTTGACTGCGAGAGGTTACTGTGCGGAAGGACAAGAACGGCTCGTTGTGTATGAGTACATGCCAAATCTGAGCTTTGTCTCGCATCTTCATTCATCTGAGTCGCTTCTTGACTGGACCAGGCGGATGAAAATAGCAGTAACCTCTGCTCAGGCTATAGC atacTTACATCATCATGCAACACCTCGAGTAGTCCATGGAGATGTGAGAGCAAGCAACGTGCTGCTAGATTCTGAGTTCGAAGCTCGTGTTACTGATTTTGGATATGGGAAGCTGATGCTAGAGGAAGATGGAGCTACTAAAACTAACAACAATGGTTATATCTCACCAGAGTGTGTTGAATCAGGTAGAGAATCATCTACGGGAGATGTGTATAGTTTTGGTGTTCTGTTGTTGGAACTGGTTACTGGTAAGAGACCTGTAGAAAGGATAAACCAAACAACAAAACGTGGGATTACCGAATGGGTTTTACCTCTGGTTTACGAGAAGAAGTATGATGAGATTGTGGATCAGAGGCTGGATGGGAAGTATGTGGAGAAGGAGCTGAAAAGGGTAGTTTTGATAGGGCTTATGTGTGCTCAGAGTGAGCCAGGGAAGAGACCAACAATGTATGAGGTTGTGGAGATGTTGATGAATGAAACTAAGGATAAAATGGCTTATCTTGAAAGTATTCCACTTTTCAACAAGAACAATGGAGGT GAAGCTATAGATGAAAGCTCAGAGATTCTTTTATAA
- the LOC130499409 gene encoding uncharacterized protein LOC130499409 encodes MLYLRADNYYGTGRRRLSNARRPVFFCTSHMPGRTNIDYAAVKRIMKLRAKASRDRKSKKLGSSSKEEDAAPNDQVQSQILGSSSKEKDAAPNDQVQSQMLHLSLEEEEEEEEDAAPNDQVQSQIPHLSQQEEDVAFSWTKI; translated from the exons ATGCTGTATCTAAGAGCTGATAATTATTATGGTACCGGTAGGCGGCGCCTCTCGAATGCGCGTAGGCCAGTGTTCTTTTGTACTTCTCATATGCCAGGGCGCACTAATATTGATTATGCTGCGGTGAAG AGAATCATGAAGCTCCGGGCTAAGGCATCAAG GGACAGAAAAAGTAAGAAGCTCGGATCAAgttcaaaagaagaagatgctGCTCCTAATGATCAAGTCCAAAGCCAAATCCTCGGATcaagttcaaaagaaaaagatgctGCTCCTAATGATCAAGTCCAAAGCCAAATGCTCCACCTAAgtctggaagaagaagaagaagaagaagaagatgctgcTCCTAATGATCAAGTCCAAAGCCAAATCCCCCACCTAAGTCAgcaagaagaagatgttgcCTTTAGCTGGACGAAGATTTAG